In a genomic window of Vigna angularis cultivar LongXiaoDou No.4 chromosome 6, ASM1680809v1, whole genome shotgun sequence:
- the LOC108342540 gene encoding uncharacterized protein LOC108342540 isoform X2 has product MSTIESPPRLVSQESASRLISQESSTIIEGTEEVTTGDEISLFRGCVLEGRWEFVIPAYRNESEFHKIRINESRGTALHVAVNDGKVELVKILVGAILNHEGREVVRDDSALRSTNERGDTPLHLAASRGFIGMCMCIIGENGERKDLIRVRNNRGETPLFRAVLTCQTKTFLYLYNVSKDLDVPLRNSDGDTILHHAIWREFLDLAIIIIHCYPELAKTRNKDGATPLKVLASKPSAFKSGSNLPWWKKILYYGILVEPLDVEKAIKFYMEKVEVEDHEHKGISVRIQLENEAKKAQIFMERKYATSVRFVKSAVRFAFKILSLSGLGVTAQDLKAIKKTRQKHKWGRQLLNIFMQRPHESYMGIGGGPPFITFDRGDRNSVQITQQQLQMVGAASSGQNQQENTRTESAAKNEEKETTFVSVAKADIVDLVNELRNKVPSAPHDRTTPEKDNVLVVAMKNYKNKLGEHHVDKKETAFLTAAKNGIVEIVFELQSKIPSAVHETNSNNENVLLVAVKNRQTNVVEVLRKFLDKELFDSLILEVDNRDNTVLHLAAGTIANTERTWQIAGAAMQMMWDIKWYQYVRALVPEHFTFRTNKDDKTGGEIFKQKHKDLVKESSEWLKETSNSCSVVAALIAGVSFATSSSVPGGTDKGKPELEGQPAFDAFAIASLIGLCFSVTALIMFLAILTSRKQAQDFRKSLPLKLLFGLSSLFVSIASMLVSFCAAHFFVLKDKYKNILFPVYIATCLPVTFYAVVQFPLYADLLKAIFKKVPQPSITSSQF; this is encoded by the exons ATGAGTACAATTG AATCACCACCGAGACTAGTTTCTCAAGAATCAGCGTCAAGATTGATTTCTCAAGAATCATCAACTATAATTGAAGGAACAGAAGAAGTTACAACTGGGGATGAGATATCACTGTTCCGAGGGTGCGTGTTGGAAGGAAGATGGGAGTTCGTGATTCCTGCATACAGAAACGAGAGTGAGTTTCACAAAATCAGAATCAACGAAAGCAGAGGCACTGCACTGCATGTTGCAGTGAATGATGGGAAAGTGGAGCTTGTTAAAATTCTGGTTGGAGCAATATTGAATCACGAAGGGAGGGAAGTGGTGAGGGATGACAGTGCACTGAGATCAACGAATGAGAGAGGTGACACTCCTTTGCACCTTGCAGCCTCAAGAGGGTTCATTGGCATGTGCATGTGCATCATTGGTGAAAATGGTGAAAGGAAGGATTTGATTAGGGTTAGGAACAACAGGGGTGAAACACCTCTTTTCAGGGCTGTTCTCACATGCCAAACAAAGACCTTTTTGTACCTTTACAATGTTTCCAAAGATCTAGATGTTCCTCTTAGGAACTCTGATGGAGACACCATCCTTCACCATGCCATTTGGAGAGAATTCTTGG ATTTGGCTATTATAATAATTCATTGTTATCCTGAACTTGCGAAAACGCGAAACAAAGATGGAGCCACACCTCTCAAAGTTCTTGCTTCTAAACCTTCAGCTTTCAAGAGTGGAAGCAATCTCCCATGGTGGAAGAAAATTCTATATTATG GTATTCTTGTAGAACCTCTAGATGTTGAGAAAGCTATAAAATTCTACATGGAGAAAGTTGAAGTTGAGGACCATGAACACAAAG GTATTTCAGTGAGAATACAGTTGGAAAATGAAGCCAAGAAAGCACAGATTTTCATGGAACGAAAGTATGCCACATCTGTTCGATTTGTAAAGAGTGCTGTTCGATTTGCCTTCAAAATTCTCAGTCTTTCAGGATTGGGTGTCACTGCACAAG ACTTGAAAGCAATAAAGAAGACAAGGCAGAAACACAAATGGGGTCGTCAGCTCTTGAATATTTTTATGCAGAGACCTCATGAGTCGTACATGGGAATTGGTGGGGGTCCACCATTCATCACATTTGACAGAGGAGACAGGAATTCGGTTCAAATTACCCAACAACAGTTGCAAA TGGTGGGTGCAGCTAGCTCAGGGCAGAATCAACAAGAGAATACTAGAACAGAATCTGCAGCAAAAAATGAGGAAAAGGAAACAACATTTGTGTCGGTGGCGAAAGCTGACATAGTCGACCTTGTGAACGAGCTTCGAAACAAAGTACCAAGTGCCCCACATGACCGTACCACCCCTGAGAAGGACAACGTGCTGGTTGTGGCAATGAAGAACTACAAAAACAAACTTGGAGAACACCACGTTGACAAGAAGGAGACTGCCTTTTTGACTGCTGCAAAAAACGGCATTGTGGAAATTGTGTTTGAACTTCAATCCAAAATACCCAGTGCTGTGCATGAAACCAACTCCAACAACGAAAACGTGTTGCTTGTGGCAGTGAAGAACAGACAGACCAATGTTGTTGAGGTGTTGAGGAAGTTTTTGGATAAGGAACTGTTCGATAGCTTAATTTTGGAAGTGGATAACAGGGACAACACTGTCTTGCATTTGGCTGCAGGCACCATTGCCAACACTGAAAGAACTTGGCAGATTGCTGGTGCCGCCATGCAAATGATGTGGGATATCAAGTGGTATCAG TACGTGAGAGCCCTGGTGCCAGAACATTTCACATTCAGAACGAACAAGGACGACAAAACCGGTGGGGAGATCTTCAAGCAGAAGCACAAAGACCTGGTGAAGGAGAGCTCCGAGTGGCTGAAGGAAACCTCCAACTCCTGCTCGGTGGTGGCTGCCCTAATCGCTGGCGTCTCTTTTGCCACCTCGAGCTCCGTGCCTGGCGGCACCGACAAGGGAAAGCCGGAGCTGGAAGGGCAGCCGGCTTTCGACGCGTTCGCCATCGCGTCCCTGATCGGGCTCTGCTTCTCAGTGACCGCCCTGATCATGTTCCTGGCGATCCTGACCTCCCGGAAACAGGCGCAGGACTTCCGGAAGAGCTTGCCATTGAAGCTCCTGTTCGGCCTGAGCTCTCTCTTTGTCTCCATTGCTTCCATGCTGGTTTCCTTCTGCGCTGCGCATTTCTTCGTGCTGAAGGACAAGTACAAGAACATCTTGTTCCCTGTCTACATTGCCACTTGTTTGCCTGTCACTTTCTATGCAGTGGTGCAGTTTCCTCTCTATGCTGATCTGCTTAAAGCCATTTTCAAGAAGGTCCCACAACCAAGTATTACCAGCAGCCAATTTTAG
- the LOC108342540 gene encoding uncharacterized protein LOC108342540 isoform X1: protein MSTIESPPRLVSQESASRLISQESSTIIEGTEEVTTGDEISLFRGCVLEGRWEFVIPAYRNESEFHKIRINESRGTALHVAVNDGKVELVKILVGAILNHEGREVVRDDSALRSTNERGDTPLHLAASRGFIGMCMCIIGENGERKDLIRVRNNRGETPLFRAVLTCQTKTFLYLYNVSKDLDVPLRNSDGDTILHHAIWREFLDLAIIIIHCYPELAKTRNKDGATPLKVLASKPSAFKSGSNLPWWKKILYYGILVEPLDVEKAIKFYMEKVEVEDHEHKGISVRIQLENEAKKAQIFMERKYATSVRFVKSAVRFAFKILSLSGLGVTAQDLKAIKKTRQKHKWGRQLLNIFMQRPHESYMGIGGGPPFITFDRGDRNSVQITQQQLQMVGAASSGQNQQENTRTESAAKNEEKETTFVSVAKADIVDLVNELRNKVPSAPHDRTTPEKDNVLVVAMKNYKNKLGEHHVDKKETAFLTAAKNGIVEIVFELQSKIPSAVHETNSNNENVLLVAVKNRQTNVVEVLRKFLDKELFDSLILEVDNRDNTVLHLAAGTIANTERTWQIAGAAMQMMWDIKWYQVCACFDLHNIIQANPCTFSTHLCIHTLHDHACMHALMQYVRALVPEHFTFRTNKDDKTGGEIFKQKHKDLVKESSEWLKETSNSCSVVAALIAGVSFATSSSVPGGTDKGKPELEGQPAFDAFAIASLIGLCFSVTALIMFLAILTSRKQAQDFRKSLPLKLLFGLSSLFVSIASMLVSFCAAHFFVLKDKYKNILFPVYIATCLPVTFYAVVQFPLYADLLKAIFKKVPQPSITSSQF, encoded by the exons ATGAGTACAATTG AATCACCACCGAGACTAGTTTCTCAAGAATCAGCGTCAAGATTGATTTCTCAAGAATCATCAACTATAATTGAAGGAACAGAAGAAGTTACAACTGGGGATGAGATATCACTGTTCCGAGGGTGCGTGTTGGAAGGAAGATGGGAGTTCGTGATTCCTGCATACAGAAACGAGAGTGAGTTTCACAAAATCAGAATCAACGAAAGCAGAGGCACTGCACTGCATGTTGCAGTGAATGATGGGAAAGTGGAGCTTGTTAAAATTCTGGTTGGAGCAATATTGAATCACGAAGGGAGGGAAGTGGTGAGGGATGACAGTGCACTGAGATCAACGAATGAGAGAGGTGACACTCCTTTGCACCTTGCAGCCTCAAGAGGGTTCATTGGCATGTGCATGTGCATCATTGGTGAAAATGGTGAAAGGAAGGATTTGATTAGGGTTAGGAACAACAGGGGTGAAACACCTCTTTTCAGGGCTGTTCTCACATGCCAAACAAAGACCTTTTTGTACCTTTACAATGTTTCCAAAGATCTAGATGTTCCTCTTAGGAACTCTGATGGAGACACCATCCTTCACCATGCCATTTGGAGAGAATTCTTGG ATTTGGCTATTATAATAATTCATTGTTATCCTGAACTTGCGAAAACGCGAAACAAAGATGGAGCCACACCTCTCAAAGTTCTTGCTTCTAAACCTTCAGCTTTCAAGAGTGGAAGCAATCTCCCATGGTGGAAGAAAATTCTATATTATG GTATTCTTGTAGAACCTCTAGATGTTGAGAAAGCTATAAAATTCTACATGGAGAAAGTTGAAGTTGAGGACCATGAACACAAAG GTATTTCAGTGAGAATACAGTTGGAAAATGAAGCCAAGAAAGCACAGATTTTCATGGAACGAAAGTATGCCACATCTGTTCGATTTGTAAAGAGTGCTGTTCGATTTGCCTTCAAAATTCTCAGTCTTTCAGGATTGGGTGTCACTGCACAAG ACTTGAAAGCAATAAAGAAGACAAGGCAGAAACACAAATGGGGTCGTCAGCTCTTGAATATTTTTATGCAGAGACCTCATGAGTCGTACATGGGAATTGGTGGGGGTCCACCATTCATCACATTTGACAGAGGAGACAGGAATTCGGTTCAAATTACCCAACAACAGTTGCAAA TGGTGGGTGCAGCTAGCTCAGGGCAGAATCAACAAGAGAATACTAGAACAGAATCTGCAGCAAAAAATGAGGAAAAGGAAACAACATTTGTGTCGGTGGCGAAAGCTGACATAGTCGACCTTGTGAACGAGCTTCGAAACAAAGTACCAAGTGCCCCACATGACCGTACCACCCCTGAGAAGGACAACGTGCTGGTTGTGGCAATGAAGAACTACAAAAACAAACTTGGAGAACACCACGTTGACAAGAAGGAGACTGCCTTTTTGACTGCTGCAAAAAACGGCATTGTGGAAATTGTGTTTGAACTTCAATCCAAAATACCCAGTGCTGTGCATGAAACCAACTCCAACAACGAAAACGTGTTGCTTGTGGCAGTGAAGAACAGACAGACCAATGTTGTTGAGGTGTTGAGGAAGTTTTTGGATAAGGAACTGTTCGATAGCTTAATTTTGGAAGTGGATAACAGGGACAACACTGTCTTGCATTTGGCTGCAGGCACCATTGCCAACACTGAAAGAACTTGGCAGATTGCTGGTGCCGCCATGCAAATGATGTGGGATATCAAGTGGTATCAGGTATGCGCATGTTTTGATCTTCATAATATTATCCAGGCCAATCCTTGCACATTCAGCACACACCTATGTATACATACATTGCATGatcatgcatgcatgcatgcattgATGCAGTACGTGAGAGCCCTGGTGCCAGAACATTTCACATTCAGAACGAACAAGGACGACAAAACCGGTGGGGAGATCTTCAAGCAGAAGCACAAAGACCTGGTGAAGGAGAGCTCCGAGTGGCTGAAGGAAACCTCCAACTCCTGCTCGGTGGTGGCTGCCCTAATCGCTGGCGTCTCTTTTGCCACCTCGAGCTCCGTGCCTGGCGGCACCGACAAGGGAAAGCCGGAGCTGGAAGGGCAGCCGGCTTTCGACGCGTTCGCCATCGCGTCCCTGATCGGGCTCTGCTTCTCAGTGACCGCCCTGATCATGTTCCTGGCGATCCTGACCTCCCGGAAACAGGCGCAGGACTTCCGGAAGAGCTTGCCATTGAAGCTCCTGTTCGGCCTGAGCTCTCTCTTTGTCTCCATTGCTTCCATGCTGGTTTCCTTCTGCGCTGCGCATTTCTTCGTGCTGAAGGACAAGTACAAGAACATCTTGTTCCCTGTCTACATTGCCACTTGTTTGCCTGTCACTTTCTATGCAGTGGTGCAGTTTCCTCTCTATGCTGATCTGCTTAAAGCCATTTTCAAGAAGGTCCCACAACCAAGTATTACCAGCAGCCAATTTTAG
- the LOC108341265 gene encoding uncharacterized protein LOC108341265, with translation MDIKGEEDVISLFRGWVLEGRWEFVVSKYRNESEFHKIRINESRGTALHFAVNDGKLELVNILVGAILNHEGREVVRDDSALRSTNERGDTPLHLAASRGFIGMCMCIIGENGERKDLIRVRNYEGETPLFRAVHTYQTEAFVYLHNVSKDLDDEHRDYDGDTILHRAIWGEFLDLAIMITHCYPQLVSARNKDGNTPLKVLASRPSSFKSGTDFSWTQNILYHYLWDIIEEGFTIPEDTSTLTIAQKKELKENKQKDSRALFVLQ, from the exons ATGGATATAAAAG GCGAAGAGGATGTGATATCACTGTTCCGAGGGTGGGTGTTGGAAGGAAGATGGGAGTTCGTTGTTTCTAAATACAGAAACGAGAGTGAGTTCCACAAAATCAGAATCAACGAAAGCAGAGGCACTGCACTGCATTTTGCAGTGAATGATGGGAAACTGGAGCTTGTTAACATTCTTGTTGGAGCAATATTGAATCACGAAGGGAGGGAAGTGGTGAGGGATGACAGTGCATTGAGATCAACGAATGAGAGAGGTGACACTCCTTTGCACCTTGCAGCCTCAAGAGGGTTCATTGGCATGTGCATGTGCATCATTGGTGAAAATGGTGAAAGGAAGGATTTGATTAGGGTTAGGAACTACGAGGGTGAAACACCTCTTTTCAGGGCCGTGCACACATATCAAACAGAGGCCTTTGTGTACCTTCACAATGTTTCCAAAGATTTAGATGATGAACACAGGGACTATGATGGAGACACCATCCTTCACCGAGCCATCTGGGGAGAATTCTTGG ATTTGGCGATTATGATAACTCATTGTTATCCTCAACTTGTCAGCGCGCGAAACAAGGACGGAAATACTCCTCTCAAAGTTCTTGCCAGTAGGCCTTCCTCCTTCAAGAGTGGAACTGATTTCTCATGGACTCAGAATATTCTATATCATT ATTTATGGGACATCATAGAGGAGGGATTCACTATTCCAGAAGACACCTCCACTCTTACTATAGCtcaaaagaaagagttgaaggAAAACAAACAGAAGGATTCAagggctttatttgttcttcaataa
- the LOC108341264 gene encoding uncharacterized protein LOC108341264: MHFEKIQNAASARDTWNILVGCYARGEKVKKVKLQVLRRQYEHLLMEDGDKVSEFFNKILSISNQMKSCGDTVTDLMVIEKIMRSLPSTFDHILVAIEESRDLENLKIEELQSSLEAYEMRMRERNPIKTDEQALKIQHVKNEEKKTTKKWKGKHGKGKWRKDRNKVDQNESSTEEEGKYEKNFHEKDKRNIECFNCHRYGHYASECYAEKEEQKKIQGKEAYAAQVESLIQKNPSY; this comes from the coding sequence ATGCATTTTGAGAAGATACAAAATGCGGCTTCAGCAAGAGACACATGGAACATCTTGGTGGGCTGCTATGCCAGAGGGGAAAAAGTGAAGAAGGTAAAGCTTCAGGTGTTGAGGAGACAGTACGAGCACCTACTGATGGAGGATGGTGATAAGGTGAGTgagtttttcaataaaatactCTCAATTTCTAACCAGATGAAAAGTTGTGGTGACACTGTTACTGATCTCATGGTAATTGAGAAAATCATGCGGTCACTGCCTTCGACGTTTGATCATATTCTGGTGGCAATAGAGGAGTCTAGAGATCTTGAAAACCTCAAGATAGAGGAACTGCAAAGCTCTCTAGAGGCGTATGAAATGAGGATGCGGGAAAGAAATCCTATAAAAACCGATGAGCAGGCATTGAAAATTCAACACGTcaaaaatgaagagaagaagacAACCAAGAAATGGAAAGGGAAACATGGTAAAGGGAAGTGGAGAAAAGATAGGAACAAAGTTGACCAGAATGAGTCTTCAACAGAGGAGGAAGGCAAATATGAGAAGAATTTCCACGAGAAGGACAAGAGGAATATTGAGTGTTTTAATTGTCATAGGTATGGGCATTACGCTAGTGAGTGCTATGCTGAAAAGGAAGAACAGAAGAAGATTCAAGGAAAGGAGGCCTACGCAGCTCAAGTGGAGAGTCTGATTCAGAAGAACCCATCATATTGA
- the LOC128197470 gene encoding uncharacterized protein LOC128197470: MVKFVDDSTSKVQGVGDVVIRRKNGSRAILTGVLFVPAIRYNLLSIGHLIQKGFTVVMGGFNKIEVFDKKKNLILRSKISKDKTFQINLVKFAMCEESGKMNTDTRTGNEEVLVHVAMFAGAEPFGQAEALNIAGAKPIGQTEALKKFVWKDPMREEVDSVRKNGIWKLVGIPIGKKKKSVEGNAAKEAWGVTGEPRHGEHRSVTSFSLGVTGGPRHGEHRSVTSFNHTRPQQSFNRARRHSRASNWQPHSNRLVMSLSRSFELFGLGRTARASWHLPSLRDWQEQLLNGLASLSVSLSVLNRTLESAETKEERLSAFLTAARNGITEIVSELRTKISSVVYETSPKSENVLLVAVKNKQVNVVEMLRNILKKETFDSLILERDNRENTVLHLAAGTSSNQRAGTTMQMIWDIKWYQYISGLVPKEFIYRRNKDDKTAWEIYELEHIQKVKDCSEALKDLSNSGSVVAALIAGISFATSTTVPGSTDNGKPILGGKPEFDVFSIASLIGLGFSITALVMFLAILTSPKQVQHFHLSLPLKLIFGLGSLFASVASMLVSFWAAHFFVLNEKYNMILLPVYVATWFPITIYALMQFPFYVELVRAIFKKVPRPYRNPHSFVHPTHFS, encoded by the exons ATGGTGAAATTTGTTGATGACAGCACTTCAAAGGTACAGGGAGTTGGTGATGTTGTTATCAGAAGGAAGAATGGCTCGCGTGCCATTCTAACCGGTGTGTTGTTTGTGCCTGCAATAAGGTACAATCTTCTGAGTATTGGCCACTTAATTCAAAAGGGTTTTACGGTAGTAATGGGAGGCTTCAATAAGAttgaagtgtttgataaaaagaaaaacctgATCTTGAGGAGCAAGATCTCGAAGGATAAAACATTTCAGATCAACCTAGTGAAGTTTGCAATGTGTGAAGAATCTGGCAAGATGAATACTGATACACGGACTGGTAATGAGGAAGTTCTGGTGCACGTAGCTATGTTTGCAGGTgcagaaccgttcggtcaagcaGAAGCCTTGAATATAGCAGGCGCAAAACCGATCGGTCAAACCGAGGCCTTGAAGAAATTTGTGTGGAAGGATCCAATGAGAGAAGAAGTTGATTCAGTTAGGAAGAATGGAATCTGGAAGCTAGTTGGCATTCCaattgggaagaagaagaaaagcgtTGAAGGGAATGCTGCCAAAGAAGCATGGGGAGTCACTGGTGAACCGAGACATGGCGAACATCGTTCGGTCACGTCATTCAGTCTGGGAGTCACAGGAGGACCGAGACATGGCGAACACCGTTCGGTCACGTCATTCAACCACACCCGACCACAACAGTCATTCAACCGAGCAAGACGTCACTCAAGAGCATCAAACTGGCAACCGCACTCAAACCGTTTGGTCATGTCACTTAGTCGCTCTTTCGAACTGTTCGGTCTTGGTCGCACAGCTCGCGCAAGTTGGCATCTGCCTTCGTTACGTGATTGGCAGGAACAGTTGCTCAATGGACTGGCAAGT TTGAGTGTATCCTTGTCAGTTCTCAATCGGACGCTGGAATCTGCAGAAACAAAGGAGGAAAGGTTGTCGGCATTTTTGACAGCAGCAAGAAACGGCATTACGGAAATTGTGTCTGAACTTCGAACTAAAATATCAAGTGTCGTATATGAAACTAGCCCTAAAAGTGAAAATGTATTGCTTGTGGCAGTGAAGAATAAGCAAGTAAATGTTGTTGAGATGTTACGTAACATTTTGAAAAAGGAAACTTTTGATAGCTTAATTTTAGAAAGGGATAACAGAGAGAACACCGTGTTACACTTAGCAGCTGGTACATCAAGCAACCAAAGAGCTGGTACTACCATGCAAATGATATGGGATATCAAGTGGTATCag TACATCAGTGGTCTAGTGCCGAAAGAATTCATTTACAGACGCAACAAAGATGATAAAACTGCATGGGAAATCTATGAGCTGGAACACATTCAGAAAGTGAAAGATTGCTCAGAGGCCCTAAAGGACTTATCCAATTCTGGCTCAGTTGTGGCAGCTCTCATCGCCGGCATCTCCTTCGCAACATCGACCACCGTCCCCGGCAGCACCGACAACGGAAAACCTATCTTAGGTGGCAAACCTGAGTTTGATGTATTTTCCATTGCTTCCCTTATAGGACTTGGCTTCTCCATCACCGCACTGGTAATGTTCCTCGCCATACTCACTTCTCCAAAACAGGTTCAACATTTCCACCTCAGCTTGCCCTTGAAGCTTATTTTTGGCTTAGGTTCTCTTTTTGCATCCGTTGCTTCAATGCTCGTTTCCTTTTGGGCTGCACATTTCTTTGTGCTCAATGAAAAGTACAATATGATACTCCTCCCTGTTTATGTTGCCACTTGGTTTCCGATCACTATCTATGCACTGATGCAATTTCCATTTTATGTTGAGCTTGTGAGAGCTATTTTCAAGAAGGTGCCACGCCCATACAGGAATCCACACTCATTTGTACATCCTACTCACTTCTCTTGA